The nucleotide sequence gctgaCATAATCTATGGCCGCGGACCTTTTTTAAAAATTACGTGcagacatgaaatgggtcggcgttGGGCGCACTGCGACCCAAATTTAAAACAGGACGAAGGGCggccggccgacccaaacggacaaaaaatgaacaaaatcgccgtctgtttgggtcgggtcgttggagttgctcttatcttCCTCCGGGAAATGGCATGGAGGAAAAGAATGGCCGAGGCTTGATCAGTTGATCTCCTCCCACTTGGTTAGGTCGGTGACAGAGACTTAAAATCTAGGTAAAGACGGAAGCAGTTCAACCTGGACACTCTACTTGCAGCATGGGTCGGCCAACCATTGTTTGTAGTCCCGTAAACAAGACGTGAACCATTTCCATGCAACCAAAAACGAAACAGTAAGAACCAAAACACCCATCTTCGCTCTCCGTCGTCGCATCCGCCGCTTTCACCTGCAGCAAAGCAAATCATATATCAGCAAAGCAAAGTACATGGAGGGAGGGAGGGTCCGGCCAGGCAATAGGAAGCCGACAGGGGGCGGAGGCGGGGAAAGAGGGCAGAAAGCGATCCGCTAAAAGGGTGGTCGACAAACACGGCGTTCAATTGGATGGTGGAGTGGATGACGCTGCTGTTTCGGGCCAGGCACATGGATCACGCATCCAGGATCCCCTTCGTCCGGGAGCGGCCTCCGGTCCCAATCCCGTTGCCGTCGCCGTCGGACGCCGTGCGTACCGACTGACATGAGGGGTTCTTGCCCCTTTACACGCCAGCTGGGAGGGGCCAGCCCACCCGCAACCAAAACGCACGCAGCTGCTGCATGCGGCGCTTCTCCTGTCCTGACATGGATGGTTGCGGAACAGATCGGCTTCCAATTGCGTTCATTGTTTGATGCAGATTAAACACAGCTTTTCGCTGTGGCTGGGTAGGATTTTACACATCGGCAGGCATCCACACCGGCACCGGCACGGCGCGAAGTCGGATGCTAGGGACAGGGCAGGCCATCGTGGACGGGATATTTTATTGTAGTGGTAGGTTCGAAGTGGAACAACGCCGTGTATGTAGAATGGATCGATCTCACCCTCAAAAGCATGCGTAGCGTGGCTTCCACTCTCGGATTGTTTTTTCCGCATTCTTTTACACCAGCGAGACAAAAACAACATCTTGTAATTTGGTATAtacttcctccgtaaactaatataagagtgtttatatTACTATttcagtgatctaaacgctcttatattagtttacagagggagtactcccTAGTGAACCAACGTTCGTTGTTagaaggacagtggtatccccaacccagtATAATTTATGTCCTAGTGTTtgcattatttctgaatttatttctgaatttatttcagaatttttggcaaTGCGCATTCAGTGGAAGGAGATGTTTCCGTCGACTACGAGCCGCATGTGGTGACTTCATCACTCTCAAGATGATATgatggctcagtctctcgaagatgctcataggggtagagtCTGAGTGTATGTTAATAGGGATAAGTGTATGTGCGTATATATATGACCGTCTGCGCCTGTAATGTGTTCTAAAAAAAATGGTACTCCCTTGATCCATTAGTGTAAATAATTCTCTTATATTATAGGGCGGAGGCAGTACTTGTTTCGCTGCACATGCTCTTGAGCGTAGGTCGATTGAGTAGTCTACCGTCTCGTGACTGTCCTTGAACCTTCGCCATGAGCGTTTCGAAACCGACTAGGTTTCCTCGCCTTGGCGTCGTCGTCAGCGATACCTTATTGCCATGGACGCACGGTGGATCTCGCTCCTTGTCAACTGGAGGGCTCCTACTTCATTTTTAGGTGTTTTCAGGGTTTTTTGGGTTTATGTCCTGCTCAAAAAGATGAGGCGACGACGTCTTtctgaagatgaaataaggttTCCCGGGCTAGCCCATGTTCTGGCCGTGCGTCTAGCGTTGTCGAAGGGTGTGTGTGGAGATTTCTCTTCGACGGATCTCCTGTGATTCGTTTCTATGAATCTGCTTGGATTGTTTTTTGTTTGTCTGAGTTCGGGTGTCTACGTGTTAGATTGTTTTTAATATATCTTTCTCTTAATCGATGATGACTGACATTCTGATGCGTTGACCTCAGCATGACGACTGGCTGACTATCTAGTACAACAAAGGTTTGCTCGATTCCAATAAGAGAGATATGATGACGGCGGTATGCCTTCATCTCATTCCCGTGCTTGTACGACATGGATGTAATTTCTTCTGCTCATTGTGTTTTTTTAACGCCATGATGTTTGGTGAATAATACAAGTTTCATGATTTAAAAGGAAAATATTTTTCTGGCGAAGCAGTAGGATCACACACAGGTTTCAGTTTCCCAATCTCGATAAGAAGCAGTGGTGGCAGTAGAGACAAAGAAAAATCTAAGACAGCAGGGAAAGGGGCGAAAAGGTCCAAGCAGACAAGCAGTAGACGGGCATTATTTTATGCACGCAGAAAGAAAGCGAGGGAAGGACGGGACGGACGGGCGGACCCGACAGAGACACGGAATGCACACCGGAGCCGCACCCCACCCACATCCAGCCGCGCACAGCTGCGCCGCAGATGGGATCACACGAACCAtctcgcccgcccgcccgcccccaAGACcagccccctctccctcctcgcccCGCCCCCGTCCCCAAATCCGCCACGAGCTCCTCCTCCCCCCCTCACGGCCTCCTGCACGCTCCTCCCCCATCgtcgccaccagctcctcctcctacGCCGGCGCATCGCACCGTGCGGCTTCGCCCACAGCCCTTCTCCGGTGGTGAGCGCCCCTCCCTGCCTCTGCCTCGCACCTCCCTGATCTGATATGCGCTGTCCGCAACTCTGCATCTTCGGTTCGTTCGTCCGTACGTCCTGATGGAAGGACGGATTCCTCGCGGTCGTTGGGATAAAATCGGATCGTTCTTGGTCGGCTGTCCGGGGAGGAGGGATTTGTGTTGCTCGTCTGTGCCCGCGGAGGCGGAGGCCCCGCCGGGGCGGCGGAAATGGCGCCGTTCCGGGCGCGGCTATTGGTTCCAATCATTGCACGGGCGGGAGGGAAGCGGATTTCAATTCTTTCCTGTTATTGATGCCATGCGTGGTTCCTTTTTTTCGCTCGATTAGATATTATTGTGGCGGCGTAATTGGTACGGCTCCAATCATGGCCGATCGGAAGGACTGTTTTTAATCTCTCAGCAATCCGAAAATGTTCCTCGTCTCTAATCGTTCCCCGCTTTCAGGAGCGGAAAGTTGCATCTTTTTTTCTTCCTCAAATGCTTTCGTTTCCTGTACCAACAGAGTAGCCAAGAGCCCCAGACATCATGAGCGGAGGCGTCGAGCCGGAGACCCCACCCAGTAGCGGCGGCAGCGCCACCGGTAGCCCCATGGCCCGGAAGCCGCCGCGTCACCAGCTCACGGCCATACGCCACTGCGCCAGCAGTGCGCGCATCGCCGCGGCCTCCACAGACTTGGTAACCACACTGACTATCCCCTCCAGCTCATTGCCTGGCCATTTCCTCAAACTACTATGTGTTTCTCTTTTGTTTTCTTGCAGGGCTTGGATTCGGGGACACTGAGCTTGATCTCACCACCAGACATCCGTCCCAGCTTCCTGCCGGTCTTCCGGTCTGGGAGCTGCGCCAATATCGGGCCAAAGTCCTACATGGAGGACGAGCATGTTTGCATCGACAGCCTCATCGAGCACCTCGGAATGCTTACTCCTGCTATCCCTGCACCGGGCGCTTTCTATGGGGTGAGTTGGGTTACGGTTACCATAAATTTCGCTCCGGCGGTTCCTCGCTGTTCTTGTCCCATTAACTGTTTGACAATGCATGTGCTCATTATGAATTAATGATTTAGTCTGGCGTGACTTTTCTGTGATAATAATGCCACCCATTCTGACTTATGTGTAGCACTAATGCTGCGATAATAGCTTCTAGATGTGTTCATTTCTCAACTTGGAAATGCATGATTACGTCGGTTGTGGACGTATGATGGTGGAAATGATTGTACTAGTGTGGTTGAATGATTGCGTTGAGGCGAATCAGTTCATTATAAGATGCTTGTAGTTTCATTTCTTATTTGCTAGTACAATGGAAACCTCTGCCAACAAAAAGTATCTTTCTTGAATCATGCTTTTAACAGAAGGAGAAATAGTTCTTTGTAAACAGTAAGAGCTGTATTGTGGATTGAAATTCTACAGTTTTTTATGCTAAACTGGGCCCTGTATTCAATTAAAGAAAAACCACGCCTTGCATATGAACCGTGTCTCCTGGTTCTTGAGTGCAGTAATTATTCGTTTTATAGGGGATCTTTTTGTGGCACTTGACTTTACATAGCACAACCAATGTTTAGTAATACATTTTCTTGACATGATTTGCAGGTCTTTGATGGTCATGGTGGTACAGATGCAGTCTGTTTCGTTCGGAAGAACTTACTGAAGTTCATAATCGAAGATGGTCACTTCCCCAACAGCATGGAGAAAGCAATCAGAAGTGCATTTGTAAAGGCTGATCACGCGATTGCGGATTCCCTTTCTCTTGACCGCAATTCAGGGACCACAGCATTGACGGCCCTTATTTTTGGCAGGTAAGTTACTAAGTTTTGGTGCTAGTACCAAAACTTTTAATTTTACTGACAAGGCATCCTAAGAAGACACCTGTCAATGTTATTGCACTCCCTCTGGTTGGGTTTACCTGTCAATGTTATTGTACTCCCTCCGGTTGGGTTTATAAGTCGGGTACGGGTACTGGTCTTCAATTTCCCTAAAGAAACATGTGTTAAATGCCACAAAAAATATATCTTTAGATTTGTCGTCAATGAAGTTTCTAAATATATTGTTTTGTGGCATATAACACATATTTTATTAGTAAACTGAAGACCTAAAAATCCATGCCTGACTTATAAAACCAACCGGAGGGAGTATATCAAATGTTTCTCCAGTTTGTAATAATGTTTTCCATTCATTGTATAATATTGCAAGGAATTAAATCAAAACAGTTTCTTGACATAGAAAAGAAACTGATTTGAAGCTGGGTATTGTGTTATTCTTGGTTAGAAGAACTCACTGGGTTGTTGGTTAGGCATTTTTGCGACTTCAGTGGTTAATAATTGAACACCATTCCTTCCTATTTTCGAAATTATAGaggctacttcatatcctttatatCGGACAGTTACTTCACATTTATTGCTTCAACCCCCAATGTCTCAACCGAACACAAGGTTCTTTGCTGTACCAAGCTGTCCTCTGGTCCTCCTTGCCTTTattctatacccctatatagtgtgtgaataactttgaaagttggtcgttggatgaagccaatccgacggtacaaagatggcaaatccgagcactacttgccgttggatatgatctacattccaccagattttgccacatgtagaatctagaaaactccacatgtagaagcataatgcacaaaccaccagaatctcatgcgtgcaatgcacgtgtaccttactagtagttttAGTTGACACATTACCAGAGTAGAACCTGTATTGTGTTTGCAATCTTTAGATTGGTTATTTGCATCTTATGATATACTCTCATCCACCTCATTCAATGGTACAGGACATTGCTTGTTGCAAATGCAGGAGATTGTCGAGCTGTGTTAGGAAAGCGAGGACGAGCTGTTGAGCTGTCAAAAGATCACAAACCCAGCTGCAAGAGTGAAAAGCTCAGGATTGAGAACCTTGGTGGCATAGTCTTCGATGGCTATCTCAATGGTCAGCTATCTGTAGCAAGGGCAATCGGTGATTGGCACGTCAAAGGTTCCAAAGGGTCTATAAGCCCTCTCACTCCAGAACCTGAATTTCAGGAGGTTAGACTCACCGAGGAAGACGAGTTCTTGATAATAGGATGTGATGGCCTTTGGGATGTGATGACCAGCCAATGTGCGGTGTCGATGGTACGGAAAGAGCTGATGGCTCACAATGATCCGGAAAGGTGCTCAAGAGAACTTGTTCAGGAAGCGCTCAGACGAGACACTTGCGACAACCTAACTGCGGTGGTTGTATGCTTCTCAGCAGACCCACCCCCTCAAATTGAGATCCCAAGATTCCGGGTACGGAGAAGCATTTCGATGGAAGGGTTGCATATGCTAAAGGGTGCTCTCGACAGTAATGCCTGACCTCCCTCCCGAAACATGTCTTCCTCCCTCGCGTAACCCTTTTGTTGTATGATCTTATATTATTTGTTGTTGTTCCTTGAAAGTTTTGCCCAGGTCTCGCCACTATAGGTCCCCGGAATAAGTTGTGTAGAATCATGTTCCAAATTTTGTTGAGGTGTAGGCTAATCATTTTGCGAAGGCAATGCTCTGTTTGTACCGGCTAGCGTTCGATTGTCCAGAGTGTAATTGGGCAATGCCCGGCATTCTTATTCTGGTACAAATGACAGTTATTATAGCTGATCAATTTTGCTCTACTCCGGAGTTATACTGGTCTAAATTATGAACTCACTCTTATCCCTCACATGATAAATGAGATCATATTTACGTTGATAAACCCGACAGAGAAATGAACTTTGAATCCTTgctctatatactccctccgttcctaaatactccctctgtttcaaaatagatgactcaactttagtacaaaattcgtacaaagttggatcatctattttggaagagtgggagtatttgtctttctagagatttcaacaagtgactacatatggagcaaaatgaatgaatctacactctaaaatatggctatatacatccgtatgtggtactctatttgaaatctctaaaaagacaagtatttagaaaTTGAGGGAGTAGTATTCTCTGATGGTAGCATTGTAAGTTCAAGTCCAACGATGCCGTGCACATAGCTTGCATAAATTCTTGGGAAGATAGTACTGTAGTAGTACGAAGCTCACTGATGGACCCATGACTTAACATGGATCTACTCAAAGTTGCAAATATTTTCTTGTATTGCAACACTTCCACTGACTCCTCTGCTTGCAGCTTGCCTGCGATGCCGCTTGTGTGGCATCTTGTGCGACGAATTTGATCATGTGCGACGAATTTGATCATTTCTGGGATTATTTTTCCTGAACTGcattgattttttttgattttttttgcggaAAATCTGCATTGATTTTGGAACTTTAAAAACCATGTAATCCCTGGTTCCATCTTGAGGTCTCACTCGACGCAGTGTTGCAGAAGTCCACTCTGTTCTTTTTGTTTGGGTGCTCGTTTACATTTTAGAAAGAATCGGAATTTTGTTATAGGGGAGAAAGAATCGGAATAAGGGATCGAATTTTGTTATAGGCGGGCTCGATTGGAACATGGGCTTCCCTGACCAGATTCTTCACACCTTAAGTGCAGCCTCTCACTGGAGTAAAAgtgggagcaactaattaacgagttTTCCTTCGGCACGTTtttagccattcgccacgtgtcgcgcacTGCGCGCTTTCTTTGGATATTTTTTTTCTCACGCGTTTTCGGCTGTTAAACTGTTTTTTCTCGGTTTtattcgacgttttggttttccaacggtctttcttagcttttcgataaaaacaatttgaaaatttattttttttgcatgaaaaacgcatttttttccctTTCGTGAGAGTCGcggttttgttttcgcgagaggcacggttttgctttcgcgagagtcacggccgtgcctctcggaaacatgttttttttgtttttttccttttgcgagagtcacggttttgctttggcgagaggcacggttgtgctttagagcatctccagccgcgcccccaacaggcccttccCATGCATTTTttccgcgccggcgccgaaaaaacggtccTGACGCGCCCCAGGACGCCGAATTCCGCCAGCTCGGGCAGTTTTTACGCCCGAcgatcgcaggccgaacccggcgcactagggggcgctcgggggctccggagCAAGGGAAAAGTGCACCCGGGGCCACATGCCAGGTAAAAAGTCAAGCCACCCGTCCAGATTCGCCTCCGACCCCCCGCACTCGGCCGCCACCCTGCACCACCCTGCCGATCCCGGCGCCTTCCACCGCCCACCACAGCTAGATAGATCATTCCCCGCTGGAAAAAAGAAGAGCTTTCGCCGAGGCAGCCTCTCCACCACCGTCCGGGCAACTTTTCCGGCGTTCCGATCGTGCAGGGCCTGTACACCGGCGGGTTTGCGCCCACCTCGCGGTGTTTGCCCGGCCCGATGATggactccgaagatgaggaggcgctcgcggtgttgctggaggaggaagccgaagccgacgtccaggagcaggagcatctcatggtgctcgccgccctcgccggcctgctcgcgagcagTGAAAAGCCGCACGCGAGGTGGCTCGACGCCTGGGCGGGTGAAAGGGAAGAACCGGCATCGTCTAGAAgactactgcatgctctactcggactacttcaccgacgctccattgcacggtgagaaaacatttcagcgccgttatcggatgagccgaaagcttttcctcaggattgtgaattccatctggGAGTTTGACAGcgacttcaagtgcaagatggattgcaccgacacacttggattcacctttatccagaagtgcacgacagctatgaggatgcttgcatatggagctcccggtgattcactcaacgactatgggcgcatggccaagtccaccaccattgagtgtttctacaagttctataGGACAGTGGTGGCAGtttttggaccgcaatacttgggAACAGCCAATGTGGAAGACACTGCCCGGATCCTAGCATAGAATGCAggaagaggatttcctgggatgcttggaagcatcgactgcacgcattgaaaatggaagaactgtccGTTTGCTTGGGAAgggttgtacaaaggcgccaaaggcggttgcagtgtggtactcgaggcagtggccacacacgacctctggatttggcactctttctttgggatgccagaaactcacaatgacatcaacgtcctgcagtgctcccctgtctttgccaaacttgttgaaggtcattctcctccggtgaacttcgaggtcaatgggcggcagtacaacaaggggtactatctagctgatggcatctatccgagatggtcgacatttgtgaagactatctcaaaccctgtgccaggaggcaagaatgcCTTCTTTGCGAAGGTTcaagaggcttgcaggaaggatgtcgagcgggcatttggtgtgctccaatctcgatttgctgttgtccgattccatgctcagacctggtcgaaagatcaaatgtgggagatcatgacttgttgtgtcatgttacacaacatgatcattgagagcgagcaggaagagccagtgtttgacacgaAACCATATTACAAGCAGAGTCCTCTttcccaagttgatcaccagctaccggcaacatggactgactacctcaatatgcgtcaggagatccgagtcccacaggtgcatcaagaacCACAAcatgatctggtggagcacctatggaggctcaagggcaggCCGGGGCGACGCGGGGGGAATGACGTgtgatgaaacttgagtttttatttgttaaactatataatttgtattgaagtatttgttgaactatttgatttataTGATGAAACACACCGAAACACGCCGAACTATGTGATGAACTAATTGATTTCTATTTGCATGCGAAAATTAACGCCGAAACACGCTGAACCGCGCCGAATATGGGTCGATTCACGCAGATATCAGGCCGTTTTTGGACACAATTGGGCC is from Triticum aestivum cultivar Chinese Spring chromosome 1B, IWGSC CS RefSeq v2.1, whole genome shotgun sequence and encodes:
- the LOC123127224 gene encoding probable protein phosphatase 2C 47; this encodes MSGGVEPETPPSSGGSATGSPMARKPPRHQLTAIRHCASSARIAAASTDLGLDSGTLSLISPPDIRPSFLPVFRSGSCANIGPKSYMEDEHVCIDSLIEHLGMLTPAIPAPGAFYGVFDGHGGTDAVCFVRKNLLKFIIEDGHFPNSMEKAIRSAFVKADHAIADSLSLDRNSGTTALTALIFGRTLLVANAGDCRAVLGKRGRAVELSKDHKPSCKSEKLRIENLGGIVFDGYLNGQLSVARAIGDWHVKGSKGSISPLTPEPEFQEVRLTEEDEFLIIGCDGLWDVMTSQCAVSMVRKELMAHNDPERCSRELVQEALRRDTCDNLTAVVVCFSADPPPQIEIPRFRVRRSISMEGLHMLKGALDSNA